From the genome of Nitrosopumilus sp., one region includes:
- a CDS encoding ArsR family transcriptional regulator, which yields MMPFEFPIISFSIMMPKGLFSFTGANTGKDNSNTDPRFKMILWSIIAGTRGGVNRAKILNLIKETPMNANKIATVLDLDHKTVIHHVKILAKNNLVVKAEKEYAAEYMLTRIIKENQSALEEIMEKIGTK from the coding sequence ATGATGCCTTTTGAATTTCCCATCATTTCTTTTTCCATCATGATGCCAAAAGGTTTGTTTAGTTTTACAGGTGCTAATACAGGAAAAGACAATTCCAATACGGATCCGAGATTCAAGATGATACTTTGGTCAATCATAGCAGGTACCAGAGGCGGGGTTAACAGGGCAAAAATACTCAACCTGATAAAGGAGACCCCGATGAACGCAAACAAGATTGCGACAGTGCTAGACTTGGATCATAAAACAGTGATTCATCACGTAAAGATTCTTGCAAAAAACAATCTGGTGGTAAAGGCAGAAAAAGAATATGCAGCAGAGTACATGCTAACACGGATCATAAAAGAGAATCAAAGTGCGCTAGAGGAGATAATGGAGAAAATTGGAACAAAGTAA